The Drechmeria coniospora strain ARSEF 6962 chromosome 02, whole genome shotgun sequence genome has a segment encoding these proteins:
- a CDS encoding MFS transporter, protein MAILDRISLNQDLATQRMVARAGEDRGSREESLSEESPLLGPRRKSTIGKSTGENSATSDTNSRIGIEGVKFLADVSQARFWIIFLQILSSLFIGSFDGTIMASSHPMVTSYFSAANSASWLSTAFMLTSTTFQPLLGRLSDAVGRKPMYMGCMVVFVLATTLCALAGSIEVFIFARALCGLGAGGTTALGSIIISDLVPIQRRSVYQSYINATFGLSSALGAALGGTMAERLGWRWEFGIQVPPLLGCLCVAAVAMPGDLGLGQAERRTSVRRALRDFDLKGSLLLTSSVSSLVLGLNLGGNVLPWKHAVVITALGFFAVCFPLFLLVESWASKPIMPLQLISCAPRANIVFSAFLGALLSNSIFFNLPLYFQAVLLTSATSSGLRLALPSLISCVAGASTGIAMNRTGRLKWPLVCGTACWLLGSACLHSLQRGLPSVLHYVILIPSALGQGFQVPGTFMATLACSSQSEQAIVISTLILWRSLGTVLGVAMSSLVVQNALVHYLASYVAGPDKDRVVALVRSSVEAVANLEQPYREQVVQSYEAALKLLFACCIGLATISVLLIIPVKLPRLAGKQ, encoded by the exons ATGGCCATATTGGACCGAATCTCCTTGAATCAGGATTTGGCGACTCAAAGAATGGTTGCCCGTGCTGGCGAGGACAGAGGCAGCAGAGAGGAGAGCCTTTCCGAGGAATCGCCACTTCTGGGGCCACGAAGAAAATCGACCATCGGCAAGTCGACAGGGGAGAATTCGGCGACATCAGACACAAATTCTAGAATCGGCATCGAAGGGGTGAAATTTCTGGCCGATGTGTCGCAGGCTCGGTTCTGGATCATCTTCCTCCAGATCCTCTCATCGCTCTTCATCGGGTCCTTTGACGGCACCATCATGGCAAGCTCGCACCCGATGGTGACATCCTATTTTTCAGCGGCGAATTCGGCTTCCTGGCTGTCGACGGCTTTCAtgctgacgtcgacgaccttcCAGCCACTTCTTGGGCGTCTCTCGGACGCGGTTGGGCGTAAGCCCATGTACATGGGCTGCATGGTGGTATTTGTGCTTGCAACGACGCTCTGCGCGCTCGCCGGCAGCATCGAGGTCTTCATCTTCGCGAGGGCACTGTGCGGActgggcgccggcgggacGACGGCACTGGGGAGCATCATCATCAGCGATCTTGTGCCCATCCA GCGTCGAAGCGTGTACCAGTCCTACATCAACGCCACCTTCGGTCTGAGCTCCGCGCTGGGTGCTGCTCTGGGCGGGACGATGGCCGAAAGACTGGGGTGGCGGTGGGAGTTTGGCATCCAGGTCCCGCCGCTGCTCGGCTGCCTATGCGTCGCTGCCGTGGCAATGCCGGGGGATCTGGGCCTGGGCCAGGCCGAGCGGCGGACGAGTGTGCGGAGGGCTTTGCGGGATTTTGACCTGAAGGGCTCGCTGCTGCTGACGTCGTCTGTTTCTTCCCTCGTGCTGGGCTTG AATCTGGGCGGCAACGTCCTTCCAT GGAAGCATGCTGTCGTCATCACGGCCCTCGGCTTCTTTGCCGTCTGCTTTCcgctcttcctcctcgtcgagtcCTGGGCGTCGAAGCCCATCATGCCCCTGCAGCTGATCAGCTGTGCTCCTCGAGCCAACATCGTATTCTCCGCCTTCCTCGGAGCGCTGCTCTCCAACTCCATCTTTTTCAACCT ACCGCTCTACTTCCAAGCAGTCCTCCTCACGAGCGCGACGTCCTCTGGCTTGCGCCTTGCCCTCCCTTCGCTCATCTCGTGCGTAGCTGGCGCGAGCACGGGCATTGCCATGAACCGGACGGGCCGTCTGAAGTGGCCTCTGGTCTGCGGCACGGCATGTTGGCTCCTGGGCTCCGCGTGCCTCCATTCGCTGCAGCGAGGCCTGCCGTCGGTTCTGCACTACGTCATTCTCATCCCTTCGGCCCTCGGGCAAGGATTTCAGGTTCCGGGCACCTTTATGGCCACGCTGGCCTGCTCGAGTCAGTCCGAACAAGCCATCGTCATCAGCACGCTGATTCTCTGGCGCAGCCTGGGCACGGTTCTCGGCGTGGCGATGAGCAGTCTCGTCGTGCAGAACGCCTTGGTGCATTACTTGGCCTCGTACGTTGCTGGGCCGGACAAGGACCGAGTCGTCGCTCTAGTCCGGTCGTCGGTGGAGGCTGTTGCCAACCTCGAGCAGCCATATCGGGAACAGGTGGTCCAGAGCTACGAGGCAGCTCTAAAGCTCCTGTTTGCCTGCTGCATCGGGCTGGCGACTATTTCGGTTCTGCTTATCATCCCCGTCAAGCTCCCTCGGCTGGCAGGAAAGCAatga